One Nymphaea colorata isolate Beijing-Zhang1983 chromosome 12, ASM883128v2, whole genome shotgun sequence genomic window, AAGCAGGGGCAGGAGAAAAGCAGAGCAGCAGATAAGGAGAGCGTTGCTGCGTGCGTGGGTTCAACAGCAGCAgaaggaaataaagaaagaatagCAAAAGAAGAAAGCGGAAGGTTTTTGCAGCAGCAATGgcggtgatttctttcttggtttatttgctttctttctgAAGGTTTTCTCTTGACTGGTTGGAGGTCGTCCAGCTGAAAGTTTTGGCTCTTGCGTTATTATTTGATTGCTGAAAACAGTGGACATTTCATTGCTGATGTATTGACTCTTATTTGAGCATACAGAGGATCTTTCGACCGTGGTTCCTTTACGCCGTTTTGGGGTTTTTCAACGTAAATTTGCGCGcctcatttttccttctttatttcAGCTATTACTGTTCGGGCTCATGATATTGATGTAGATCAGAATATGGCAGTGCTCGTCTATTTGGCTTCCGGCATTTGTTTCAGttacaatgaaaaatagaataACAAGGTCATTGCTATGAAGCCCATCTACATTCAGTTACGACAGCACatgaatatacatatattttagtcTTATGAAACAGAAATAGACTGCTTTCAAAGAGAATTTGGGTCTCATTTTGTGagcttttgaaaattgttttgAGTGTTGAAAATGTATTAACAGAATCCTCAAGTCGGTGACATCAACATCAAGGGCATGTTTGAGAACATGATTTATATCCTCCCTAGAAGTTAAAAGAGAGCGTTTTTAACATAGTTTGGTAGAAGATGCTGATGCTTTGGATGTGTCTCCTACCGTGTTTGAATCGGGACAGGACCATTGAGACGGAACCCACATCACAGATTCTCTTCCACCACTTAAAACACCCCTTTTTAGTTACAAAATCAACAAACTGCACTATACTTGCTGGAAGGGTTAGTAAGTTTTCTTAAATTCTCAAAGGATATAACATTGCATCCAAAAGGTAATTTAATGACAGAGTTGTGCTTTAGCGttttaaatttaacaatattCTACATCAGCACAATCAAATTATTAGCTTGAGGCAGGAGTCATGTATACTTGGGAAATTTCACCATCTCAATCGTGCACAatgtgttctttctctctctccctctcttatttcattttattgtgcagttgtcttgtatatttcgttttttttttgttattgatttGTTTTGTTGTTAGGAGACTTCTTAGGGGACTTCTTctcagctctctctctttttctctctctctctatgactTTCCTCAAGTCATTATATTCCCCTCACCGATAAGTAAAGTACCGCACAATTAGTGATGATGATAGCTGAAAGTTCATTTCCCTCAAGTCttctatttctattttattttggCAAAAGTGGACGCTCAAATACAcatgaatggtgactctagctttAACAGTCAACCTACCATTTAATTTACAAAGTTCAATCCATCATAAtgaataattaaataaaaaaatgatacattttcattttcattatctaatatTAGATGGAAATGGTTGTGTGATTTTAAAGTTtcactatataatatatatatatatatatatagattgcaTTTGCACTTCAATCGTTATTATCTCTGTATATAACAATTCATACACAATCCAGAGAAAGAACCATAATTGCCTTGAACACGGtaaagcaaataaaaagaaaagcaggcCTTTTCGCCACACCTGTAACCATAGAGATCAAGAAGAACAGGGTACAAGAGATAATTTTGTGTGCaacgaaaaaggaaaaataaaagctAAAAAGATGAGGGAAGAGCAAGGAAAAGAATGAACCCAAAATGTAGGTATGCACCATGTACCCGGTAATCAAAGCCAGAATATATCGTGATACATCTACGCTGCTATACGGAGGCTTTATTCGGGTAAACTGGTTCTCCATATACCGGTTGAGGAGGAGGCGGCGGTTGATTCGGGTAAACTGGTCCTCCATATACCggttgaggaggaggaggaggaggcagcGGTTTATTCGGGTAAACTGGTTCTCCATATACCggttgaggaggaggaggaggcggcggTGGAACACCCGCGCCGTAGACAGGGGGAGCCACCATCATCAGATTCTGGGCCTCTCTCCTTGCTGCCAACCTCCTCAATATGTAACATACGAACCCGACAATCAATATGACAACGATAAAGGGAACGGACAGCACCCCCACCCCCACATAGCCCATCTTCTCACAATACTCCTTTTTCCTCTCTCCCCAACGATGAATTCCTTTGTTTCAGTTCACAATTgcaactaaaaaatttaaagagaTAAACGTTAAGAACCGTTGGAGAAGTCGGTAAATTCCAAGTACCAATTTGAGGATCTGACGATTCAATTCTCCAATTTGAACCAAGACAGAATCAAGAACTCTGAGGAGAACCGGGGGCCTTGCGTTCTTACCTTGTTGCGAAGAAGAAGAGCCGTAAGGGGCACCTGGCGGCCCTGACCGAAAGAGAATTGAGAGATGGTGGCAGCCGCCGCTGCGTCTGCAACCCTAGCTGTTTATAGAGGAGCAGGTGACTCTGCATGCCGATGAATTCCGCAGAGAAGGCCTTGGTTGCTGCCATGACGCCCCTTCGTTACCTCTCTTCACAGTGGTAAGCCACGAAGTTTGCTCGTGGCCGCGCCATTGAAACCGCTTTGTAGTATTGCGTGGGCTTCTGAGTCGCCAGACCCCACAGCAGGGATGATGAAATACGGACGCGCTTTTACGCCGATCTACAGTCGCCTGGTAACTGCTTTCGCCTTTCTCATCCATTCTTGGAGGTGAAGAAAATCAACCTCAGGTCGACGAATCCGGACCTCATCGGGCCCGGATCAGACCAGATACCTCGACTTACATCCTATTAACTGCAAGTCAATACCTGGGAAGGTAGTAATTTTCGTCTTTCCAACGAAGATTTTGCAGACAGATCTCGATTTTGTTACAAGTTTCAGTCTTACAGGGGAGATTCGACTTCTAGCCGAACGACCTTATGAAAAGCAACATCATGGGTAGAAGTGTATGTTTTCTAACATCCAAGTAAATGCTTGCGTTTTCAAAAAGGCTacatctgatctgaatccgaattcaaatatgaTGGGATGTCATTTCTTTAGTTTGAATCGAATCTGAACAGATTTCTTCATTTGagattaaacttttttttttcatctatgCTTCTTCtgaaaatcagatatattaacatcaTGTGAAAACACCGGCCTTTCACTTAAAAATGTTGACAGTTGTACTAATGTGGGGCATCGGCTCTCGCATAAAAGTCTACGACGCGACCTCAATGTGTGAGGGAATAATTCGTGTTTTTAAGATGAGTTTCTGGTGATGTCAATATTCAATTCAAGCACCTGACACCTCCCTTTGAGAAACTTTCGTGCAGACATGTTCAGTTTTTCAAGAGCTAACTTAAGACATCGTCAGGCTTGACTTCGCTACACTTGACCAGTACCTGAAATCCTgaattacatttaaaaaaaaaacggttAGTTAGAAGAAGGAAGATCAAACGGCACTCCGTTTTCGCTATACCACCACATGCAGGGAATATTTTCTGCAAAGATTTCACCCTTCGAACTGCTTTATGAactcctttctttctctatttttgaATTTGGTTTCCTCCTGAAACGGGCATATTGCATGTTACCAGGTGTGAAATTCTTGTTCTCTGAGATGTAACCAATGGAATTCTTGTGAGGATTGATGAAGGATGTGGTCGACCGCAAATTCTTGTAAGAGTAAACGGCACGCATCATTTGATTAATCATGTGGAAAAGATAGAAGGGAAAGAGGTGATCACTTTTTTGACTTGCCAACTTACCACACCCACGAACCCCAACCGGCCGTTCGCCTACCGTGTTCTAACAGGGACGGGATAGACACCGCAACTTAAAAGTTCAAAAGAGAAACCATGACCTTTTCTGcattcaaagttcaaagatAAACCAAGACCTTTTGTGCACTTACGGCCCTAGAGATGGCAATTGATTGGATTGGTGTAGTTATATGTATCTACATAAATCTGACCAAACCTGAATCTGGACGCCTGGTCATGAACGTGATCTTTTTTCGTTTCCCTTCTCCATTTCAATTGCTATGCCGATGAATCCATATAGAACAAGTACTTCAATAATGGGTtccacatatatacatatgcttGGTTATATGTATTTGTGTGTACGATAAGTTTATGTTATTTAAATTAGACGACATTTATATTGATTATCGTTGGTTGGTGTTGGAATTCATTCTCCCAAACGGGAAAGCAATTTGAAACAGATATCTAGAGCATCCACAATAAAGTTGTTTATGTAGTCACAACAACCAGATATAAACATGATCCGATGTGATCTGCTCCCGCTGATGGCCCTTATATGGACCCGCTTAGAGTCATGAGCGAAGCAGACTTGTGTTGGATGTCCCGTTAGTATGTTCGACTGCTGATGGATCATTAGTcagttgaaaattttatacgaaCTCAGAAAAGGAGATGTTGTTGAACGCTTGGAACTTTTTCGGGTTCAAAGATGGAAAAACAGTTAAGAAGTCACGGTCTTTCAGAAACAACaatagttaaaaatgtaaaagaaaaaatgcaggTAACTGCTTGGCACTAATGAGCAAAACGGAGGTGTCGTTGCTGTTTACTGCTGATAAAAGTGAGAGGGAACAGGGACCACAAAAGGAACAGAGAATGATAAGTTGTATTGTAACAGAGAATGATAAGTGGTATTGTGTTATTAACTATGAATAATTTACAAGGTATATACAGAAGCTATTGGATAAGAACATGCAACGTTCATATCCCTGATTTTTTGTTAGTACAATATCATACCAAAATTATCATTCCTAATTTGTTGTAATCTCTCAATCTGCAACGTCCAACAGCTCATCCTCTTGATTTTGGGGCGATCTTCTTAACCGTTACAGATAGTAAtgttcaacactccccctcaagttggtgctcCAGGATCGATGAGACCCAACTTGCATCTGAATTTTACGAATGAGTCCTTTCCCAATGCCTTAGTAAAAATGTCTGCAATTTGATTTTCAGTGTCTATTTGCTTAGTACAAATACCAAAATTATCATTCTTAATTTGTTGTAATCTCTCAATCAGCTCATCCTCTTGATTTTGGGGCAATCTTCTTAACCGTTACAGATAGTAAtgttcaacactccccctcaagttggtgctcCAAGATCGATGAGACCCAACTTGCATCTGAATTTTACGAATGAGTCCTTTTCCAATGTCTTAGTAAAAATGTCTGCAATTTGATTTTCAGTGTCTATTTGCTTAGTACAAATTTCCTTTCTTTGGATCTTCTCTCGAACAACATGGCATTCAATTTCAATATATTTCCTTCTTTCATCAAACACCGGATTTGCAGATATGTGTATTGCTGCTTGATTCTCACAATGCAATTCCATTGGTTGATGATGAGTAATTCTAAAGTCATTAAAAATGTACTTTATCCCAGTCATCTCATAATAAGTCAatgccattgctctatatttgGCTTCTGCTGAGGACTTCGAAATGGTAGTTTGTTTCTTTACTTTCCATGATATTGAGTTTTCtccaataaaaatgcaaaagccTGAAGTAGATCTCCTTGTCATTGGGCAAGATGCCCAATCTGAATCGCAAAAAGCTTTGATTATCATGTCACTATGGGATGATAACAAAACCCCACAACTTGCTGTAGATTTGATATATCGAAGGATCCTGAAGGCTGCTTTTAAATGTGTTGTTCTTGGCTGCAACATGAATTGACTCAACATGTGGATACTATGCAAAATATCGGGTTGGTTAGATAAATCAAACGACcaattattttcttgaaaatggtaATATCTTTTAGTGATTACTCTCTTTCATCAActaattttaaatgttgtttCATGGGTGTTTCACTAGGTTTGGCACCACTGTATTTGGCATCATGTAAGATGTCCATGATATACATCTTTTGGGATAAGAATATCTCTTTCTTGGATCGAGCTACTTCAAtactcaaaaaatattttaattctcTTAAATCTTTCAACTAAAATTTACTATTGAAGATGACTTTCAGTTTCTTGATGGCATCACGATTGTCTTCTCTGATGATTATGCCATCAACATATACAACGATGAAAACACTGCCCTGTTTATTGATATTAGAAAATAATGAATAGTTTACCTTAGATTGAGTGAAGCCAAGTTGCTTGAGGGTATCTATCAATTTAAAAACTAGTTGCGAGATGAGTGTTTGAGACCATATAAAGATTTGTTTAGCCGACACACCTTAATCTCTCCTTATCGGGTAAAACGAGGAAGAAGCGTCATATAGattttttcatgtaaaacatCATGGAGGAAGACATTGTTGACATCTATTTGAACAAAACTCTATCCTTTGATGGCTGCAACAGATAAGAGACATCGAATGGTGGTAATTTTAGTGACTGGAGAGAGTGTCTCTGTGTAATCAATGCATTATGATT contains:
- the LOC116266123 gene encoding uncharacterized protein LOC116266123 — its product is MAATKAFSAEFIGMQSHLLLYKQLGLQTQRRLPPSLNSLSVRAARCPLRLFFFATRLAARREAQNLMMVAPPVYGAGVPPPPPPPPQPVYGEPVYPNKPLPPPPPPQPVYGGPVYPNQPPPPPQPVYGEPVYPNKASV